In one window of Paraflavitalea soli DNA:
- a CDS encoding PorP/SprF family type IX secretion system membrane protein, whose translation MRIFIIVLLITSANCLQAQTRPQQSLYMVNYTFLNPAAFGLEGYGQVQSGIRQQWAGIDGAPVTTWISGTLPVRNRNQPSWEAYDVENNEILFAGHGLGFNMFQDKIGPYSTINLNLGYAYHLPLSSSLALSMGVSGGMQQVRYDVSKSIYPDQPYDPAATGQAAILKKYSPDLNAGLLLRNRKFFLGASLIQILPSRFVDVIHSQSKYKPQLLTAGGYCFDLDEEGMALWLSGIVKSDFANPLRYDVSAKLRYRTICWMGLSYRMEDAIGGSLGLNITPAILVGYNYDWSINKLRSSYSKASHELMVGYRFLREGQSNMSRVRW comes from the coding sequence ATGAGAATATTTATTATAGTATTACTGATTACATCAGCTAACTGTTTGCAGGCACAAACCCGGCCACAGCAGTCGCTGTACATGGTGAATTATACTTTCCTGAATCCCGCTGCCTTTGGATTGGAGGGCTACGGACAGGTACAATCAGGCATACGCCAACAATGGGCGGGCATTGATGGCGCTCCGGTTACTACCTGGATCAGTGGCACGCTGCCCGTGAGGAACAGGAATCAACCGTCCTGGGAGGCGTATGATGTAGAAAACAATGAAATACTGTTTGCCGGCCATGGCCTTGGTTTTAATATGTTCCAGGATAAAATAGGGCCCTATTCAACTATTAATTTGAATCTGGGTTATGCGTATCACTTGCCCTTATCCTCCTCCCTCGCTTTGTCGATGGGTGTTTCGGGGGGGATGCAACAGGTACGGTACGATGTGTCAAAAAGCATTTATCCTGATCAACCTTATGATCCGGCGGCTACCGGTCAGGCGGCCATCCTCAAAAAATACTCACCCGATCTCAATGCCGGATTACTATTGCGCAATAGAAAATTCTTTCTGGGCGCCTCCCTGATCCAGATACTGCCTTCCAGGTTTGTGGATGTAATACATAGCCAGTCAAAATACAAACCCCAGCTATTGACCGCTGGAGGTTACTGTTTTGATCTTGATGAGGAAGGGATGGCCCTATGGCTGTCGGGCATCGTGAAATCGGATTTTGCCAACCCCCTGCGTTATGATGTTTCGGCCAAATTAAGGTATCGCACCATTTGTTGGATGGGACTCTCTTACCGGATGGAAGATGCCATCGGTGGAAGTCTTGGATTAAATATTACACCCGCTATCCTGGTGGGGTATAACTACGATTGGAGCATTAATAAACTAAGATCGTCTTATAGTAAGGCAAGCCATGAGCTGATGGTAGGGTATCGGTTTTTGCGGGAAGGTCAAAGCAATATGTCCCGCGTTCGCTGGTAA
- a CDS encoding Ig-like domain-containing protein → MRLRKTTFSLSCPFNRFSPFYKSYGVFLYVWLLMAGNASAQNNYTVSLTGNPLVTTGWTYGGAASIAGNTMILTNNSSAAGYYGYVYHNTPLYLSQCSQFTVSFDFQINNPSGGTTHADGISFYYLVNPPNAFGNGSSIGLPDYANGFALLLDTYNNDMRPDNPRVSLHALDGRTWFYNEGNDGTLVSNLAGGQSYVTDGNWHTCVLTYNNGNLSVSMDGGAPVVAGFYNINFRGYFGFAASIGGFASQHQIRNVLITGAIPPNPPYLNKHVINYCQNDVSSVLTPYGTYYRWYDVPNGGTAVPVPTPSTTTPTTKTWYVEALSISNGCYSLRSEVEVVVDALPLAPVVTNRIEYCVGATASVLSATGTNLKWYTSPATGSGNPNAPVPSTASPGTTSYYVSQKNAAGCEGPRARVDVVVNAPPSPPIAVSPVNWCEGATATALTATGLSLQWYTDPATGTGSTTAPVPATISSGTTSYYVSQTSAAGCEGARRKIDVVINPNPQAPGVTSPVAWCAGATATALTATGTSLKWYAQPASGPASTAAPVPSTAVAGTTPYYVSQSSAAGCESPRSQLDVVINPLPAPPTAASPVVYCEGAIATALVATGNALQWYTQPVNGSANTIAPVPSTAQAGSVSYYASQMSAVGCEGARQQIEVVVNPTPAIPQPSWNGPLCEEQTLQLAATSSLGASFSWTGPAAFNSLAQNPSITHATPAVSGNYMVTATIGNCSARPASLAVLVKPKPVMPQASANTPVCEGFPLQLTATDVPGATYNWTGPAGFTAASQTTGIVQALPAASGTYQVMATLNGCRSEIATTQVLVNPTPVAPFIKEQNNKVEICEGEKVVYTALSPDATDYSWSTGGDGNTLTTGKGGSYQAKAISAAGCISPASNTLSLIVHPLPAGTIGQTMSGAGVTRSWRLQAPTGDSYLWNTGETTPAIVVRSSGDYSVTVTSDAGCKEIFDTHIGPQPLSIPNTFSPNGDGINDYWTIPELKNHPNAIVTIINRDGQTVFEATNFTRWDGRINGKSLPAGVYFYIVRTSAGAEPYKGWLNLIR, encoded by the coding sequence ATGCGCCTTCGAAAAACCACCTTTTCTCTTAGTTGCCCTTTTAACAGATTTTCTCCGTTTTACAAATCCTATGGTGTTTTCCTATATGTATGGCTGCTAATGGCTGGCAATGCCAGTGCGCAGAATAATTACACCGTATCCTTAACGGGTAATCCCCTGGTCACTACGGGATGGACTTATGGAGGGGCAGCCAGTATTGCCGGCAATACTATGATCCTTACCAATAACAGCAGTGCTGCCGGTTATTACGGGTATGTTTACCACAATACGCCCCTTTACCTGAGCCAATGTTCCCAGTTTACTGTGTCGTTTGATTTCCAGATCAATAACCCGAGTGGTGGTACTACGCATGCCGATGGGATCTCTTTTTATTACCTCGTCAATCCGCCCAATGCTTTTGGTAATGGTTCCAGTATTGGGCTGCCCGACTATGCCAATGGATTTGCACTCCTGTTGGATACTTACAATAATGACATGCGGCCGGATAATCCCCGGGTGAGCCTGCATGCACTTGATGGAAGAACCTGGTTTTATAATGAAGGTAATGATGGGACCCTGGTAAGTAACCTGGCGGGTGGCCAATCGTATGTTACAGACGGCAACTGGCATACTTGTGTGCTTACTTATAATAATGGAAACCTTTCTGTTTCTATGGATGGAGGGGCTCCTGTTGTAGCCGGCTTCTACAATATCAATTTCCGGGGTTACTTTGGTTTTGCTGCCAGTATTGGGGGCTTCGCCAGTCAGCACCAGATCCGCAATGTGCTGATCACAGGCGCCATTCCCCCCAATCCACCCTATTTAAATAAGCATGTCATCAATTATTGTCAGAACGATGTGTCTTCTGTCCTTACGCCTTATGGAACTTATTACAGGTGGTATGATGTACCGAACGGTGGTACGGCCGTCCCGGTACCTACCCCTTCTACAACAACCCCCACCACCAAAACCTGGTATGTGGAGGCGCTGAGTATTTCCAATGGCTGTTACAGCCTGCGCAGTGAGGTGGAAGTAGTGGTGGATGCCCTTCCCCTGGCTCCTGTTGTTACCAATCGTATTGAATATTGTGTAGGGGCTACGGCCTCGGTCCTTAGTGCAACGGGCACCAATTTAAAATGGTATACCAGCCCTGCCACCGGGAGTGGTAATCCGAATGCCCCCGTGCCTTCTACTGCTTCACCGGGAACCACCAGTTACTACGTGAGCCAAAAAAATGCCGCTGGTTGTGAAGGCCCGCGGGCAAGAGTGGATGTGGTGGTAAATGCACCGCCCTCACCCCCCATTGCTGTTTCGCCTGTTAATTGGTGTGAAGGTGCTACGGCTACGGCGCTTACTGCCACAGGACTTTCCCTGCAATGGTATACTGATCCGGCCACAGGTACGGGCAGCACTACAGCTCCGGTGCCCGCTACCATTTCAAGTGGTACTACGAGTTATTATGTGAGCCAAACGAGTGCCGCGGGTTGTGAAGGTGCACGCAGAAAAATTGATGTAGTTATCAACCCCAATCCCCAGGCTCCTGGTGTTACGAGCCCCGTTGCCTGGTGTGCAGGGGCTACAGCCACTGCGCTCACTGCCACGGGTACTTCTCTTAAATGGTATGCGCAGCCAGCCAGCGGCCCGGCCAGTACCGCAGCACCAGTGCCATCCACTGCAGTTGCGGGTACCACACCTTATTATGTAAGTCAATCCAGCGCAGCTGGCTGTGAAAGTCCCCGTTCACAATTGGATGTTGTTATCAACCCTTTACCAGCACCTCCCACAGCTGCGAGTCCTGTAGTGTATTGCGAAGGAGCAATAGCCACTGCACTGGTGGCAACCGGCAATGCATTACAATGGTATACGCAGCCGGTTAATGGTTCTGCCAATACCATAGCGCCTGTACCGTCTACCGCTCAGGCAGGCAGCGTGTCTTATTATGCCAGCCAAATGAGTGCTGTTGGTTGTGAAGGGGCGCGGCAGCAAATTGAGGTGGTAGTAAATCCTACACCGGCTATTCCCCAGCCTTCCTGGAATGGGCCGCTGTGTGAAGAACAAACGCTGCAACTGGCAGCTACCTCTTCATTGGGTGCTTCATTTAGCTGGACTGGTCCAGCAGCGTTTAACAGCCTGGCACAGAATCCCAGTATAACCCATGCCACACCTGCTGTTTCGGGCAATTATATGGTTACTGCCACCATTGGCAATTGTTCAGCCCGGCCAGCCAGCCTGGCGGTGCTGGTGAAACCTAAACCTGTGATGCCGCAGGCCAGTGCCAATACCCCGGTCTGCGAAGGTTTTCCCTTACAGCTAACCGCTACTGATGTACCGGGTGCTACTTATAACTGGACCGGACCTGCGGGTTTTACTGCTGCCTCCCAAACAACGGGAATTGTCCAGGCATTACCTGCAGCATCGGGTACCTACCAGGTAATGGCCACGTTAAACGGCTGTCGGTCCGAAATTGCCACTACCCAGGTGTTGGTCAATCCTACACCGGTTGCGCCCTTTATCAAAGAGCAAAACAATAAGGTAGAGATATGCGAAGGGGAAAAAGTAGTCTATACGGCTCTTTCGCCTGATGCAACAGATTATAGCTGGTCAACAGGTGGGGATGGCAATACCCTCACTACCGGAAAAGGCGGCAGTTATCAGGCTAAGGCCATTAGTGCAGCAGGATGCATTTCCCCGGCCAGTAATACCCTTTCACTTATTGTTCATCCGCTGCCTGCCGGTACGATCGGGCAAACGATGAGTGGTGCTGGTGTAACCAGGTCATGGCGTTTGCAGGCCCCAACGGGCGATAGCTACTTATGGAATACGGGCGAAACCACACCGGCCATTGTAGTGAGATCATCTGGTGATTATAGCGTAACGGTAACCAGTGATGCAGGCTGCAAGGAAATATTCGACACACATATAGGACCACAGCCATTAAGTATTCCCAATACCTTTTCGCCCAATGGGGATGGTATCAACGATTACTGGACGATCCCTGAATTAAAAAATCATCCCAATGCCATCGTAACCATTATTAACCGCGATGGGCAAACAGTTTTTGAAGCCACCAATTTCACTCGCTGGGATGGCAGGATCAATGGCAAGTCATTACCGGCGGGCGTATACTTCTATATTGTACGTACCAGTGCAGGCGCTGAACCTTATAAAGGATGGCTCAACCTGATCAGATAA